In Dermatophilus congolensis, a genomic segment contains:
- a CDS encoding cobalamin biosynthesis protein, which produces MSRSVAVGLCLGYVADRILGDPPRHHPVAWFGQLATTTEKHIWANSRKHGILYTSLLLTAVTGTALVINSQTRSPWQRCLLTAASTWVALGGKSLEAEGEAMATRLDTAAISGDLTAARERLSHLCSRDASALTADELARATVESLAENTSDAVTGAVFWGAVAGVPGIVLYRAANTLDAMVGYRSDRYEKFGWASARLDDLLNYLPARVTAAVTVAIAPAFGGYAAVTRACLAWRHDAPAHPSPNAGPVEATAAGVLGVSLGGTNTYAGSRETRGKLGTGPAPVVDDVRRAITLTRTVAATATAACVALAWVLPGRRRITTPRSTL; this is translated from the coding sequence GTGAGTAGATCCGTAGCGGTTGGCCTATGCCTGGGGTACGTAGCAGACCGGATTCTGGGAGATCCTCCCCGACACCACCCCGTGGCATGGTTTGGGCAGCTAGCCACAACAACCGAAAAACACATATGGGCCAACAGTCGCAAGCACGGGATCCTCTACACATCATTACTGCTCACCGCAGTGACCGGAACTGCCCTGGTTATCAACTCCCAAACCCGTTCCCCCTGGCAACGCTGTTTACTCACCGCCGCTAGCACCTGGGTCGCTCTTGGGGGTAAATCGCTTGAAGCAGAAGGCGAAGCAATGGCCACTCGCCTGGACACAGCGGCCATCTCAGGGGACCTCACCGCGGCCCGGGAACGCCTTTCGCACCTGTGTAGTCGTGATGCAAGTGCCCTCACCGCCGATGAGCTCGCACGCGCAACAGTGGAATCACTGGCTGAAAACACATCGGATGCTGTCACTGGCGCAGTCTTTTGGGGGGCTGTAGCTGGCGTACCGGGCATAGTCCTGTATCGCGCAGCCAACACTCTCGATGCAATGGTCGGATACCGCAGCGACCGTTACGAGAAATTCGGGTGGGCCTCTGCACGCCTGGATGATCTGCTCAATTACCTCCCCGCTAGGGTTACCGCAGCGGTCACAGTCGCTATCGCTCCAGCCTTTGGTGGCTACGCGGCAGTGACCAGAGCTTGCCTGGCATGGCGGCATGACGCCCCTGCTCACCCCAGCCCCAACGCGGGCCCGGTTGAAGCCACCGCAGCCGGTGTATTGGGAGTTTCTCTAGGCGGCACCAACACGTATGCAGGTAGCCGGGAAACACGCGGCAAGCTTGGAACAGGGCCAGCTCCAGTCGTGGATGACGTACGCCGCGCCATCACCCTCACTCGCACGGTAGCTGCAACAGCTACCGCGGCCTGTGTAGCCCTTGCATGGGTGCTGCCTGGTCGACGCCGCATTACTACCCCCAGGAGCACGCTGTGA
- a CDS encoding bifunctional adenosylcobinamide kinase/adenosylcobinamide-phosphate guanylyltransferase, producing MLVLGGVRSGKSRLAERLAGAYERVTYVAPGPVPDPVAPQDAEWRERVRAHQLRRPTHWVTRETGDVPGVISSVAGESAGGRGAVLVDCLGTWTTRLIDDAGAWDERDQAMGVVEQGCARLGSALELTGGAGVDVILVSNEVGFGVVPAHMSGRLFRDALGQVNQCASAVADRMALVVAGRVVDLTGFPTVDDVAMGWGNARFGRRGA from the coding sequence ATGCTGGTTCTAGGCGGTGTTCGTAGCGGGAAAAGTCGTTTGGCTGAGCGGCTGGCTGGGGCGTATGAGCGGGTCACGTATGTGGCTCCTGGGCCGGTTCCAGATCCAGTGGCTCCGCAGGATGCTGAGTGGCGGGAGCGGGTGAGGGCGCATCAGTTGCGCCGGCCGACTCATTGGGTGACGCGTGAGACTGGTGATGTTCCGGGGGTTATCAGCTCTGTCGCCGGTGAGTCTGCAGGTGGGCGCGGGGCTGTTTTAGTTGATTGTTTGGGCACGTGGACTACTCGGCTTATTGACGATGCGGGGGCGTGGGATGAGCGTGATCAGGCAATGGGTGTGGTGGAGCAGGGGTGTGCGCGGTTGGGTAGTGCGTTGGAGTTGACCGGTGGTGCGGGGGTCGATGTGATTTTGGTGTCGAATGAGGTGGGCTTTGGGGTGGTTCCGGCTCATATGTCGGGACGGCTTTTCCGAGATGCGCTTGGTCAGGTGAATCAGTGTGCGTCTGCTGTTGCGGACCGGATGGCGTTGGTTGTTGCTGGTCGGGTGGTGGATTTGACGGGGTTTCCTACGGTCGATGATGTGGCGATGGGGTGGGGAAATGCGCGGTTTGGTCGTAGGGGTGCGTGA
- a CDS encoding adenosylcobinamide-GDP ribazoletransferase, with product MVRDVLCLAFGTLTTWRVPPPRNIDARVAAGAMLIAPVVLVPLLVLMGLGVWVGSFLSVSPAVVAALLLAVLAVSSRGVHLDGLADTADGLSASYDRAKALDVMKRSDIGPSGVAAVVLSVLVQFSALVALVQSGAGLVLSVVAVVVSRASLAWGCRRGYPAASSSGLGATVAGSVSPVALAVVSVVIAAGSALVTHVCGGGWWHGLVVFGVGVVAVLLLLRHARARLGGMTGDVLGAGVEISLSVALVAGAVLVAAS from the coding sequence ATGGTGCGTGATGTGTTGTGTTTGGCGTTTGGGACGTTGACGACGTGGCGTGTGCCGCCGCCGAGAAATATTGATGCTCGGGTGGCTGCGGGAGCGATGTTGATTGCTCCGGTGGTTCTTGTGCCGTTGCTTGTGTTGATGGGGTTGGGGGTGTGGGTGGGGTCTTTTTTGTCTGTGTCTCCTGCGGTGGTGGCTGCGTTGTTGCTTGCTGTTCTTGCTGTTTCGAGCCGGGGGGTGCATCTGGATGGTTTGGCTGATACGGCTGATGGGCTGTCGGCGTCGTATGACCGCGCGAAGGCTCTTGATGTGATGAAGCGCAGCGATATTGGCCCTAGTGGTGTGGCTGCTGTGGTTTTGAGTGTTTTGGTGCAGTTCAGTGCGCTTGTTGCTTTGGTGCAAAGTGGTGCGGGTTTGGTTTTGTCTGTGGTGGCGGTGGTGGTGTCGCGGGCGTCGTTGGCGTGGGGGTGTCGGCGTGGGTATCCGGCGGCTTCGTCTTCGGGGTTGGGGGCTACTGTGGCCGGTTCTGTTTCGCCGGTGGCGTTGGCGGTTGTGTCGGTGGTGATTGCGGCTGGTAGTGCGTTGGTTACTCATGTTTGTGGGGGCGGTTGGTGGCATGGTCTGGTTGTGTTCGGGGTGGGAGTGGTGGCTGTGTTGTTGTTGTTGCGTCATGCGCGGGCGCGGTTAGGTGGGATGACTGGTGATGTTCTTGGTGCGGGAGTGGAGATTTCTTTGAGTGTTGCGTTGGTTGCGGGGGCAGTGCTTGTGGCTGCTTCGTGA
- the gcvT gene encoding glycine cleavage system aminomethyltransferase GcvT, which yields MSEDKLSPIHDEHLALGAKMADFSGWLMPIEYAGGGVLTEHAAVRERVGIFDVSHLGNATVKGQGAFDFVNSCFTNDLRKIGPGKAQYTMCCNETGGVVDDLIQYVRAEDDILLIPNAANTSEVVRLLTEAAPEGITVTNEHTDYAIIAVQGPDSPKVLTAMGLPTDMEYMSFEQAEHNGIPMTVCRTGYTGEKGYELVCPWDKGADLWRELLKAIEPFNGRPCGLGARDTLRMEMGYALHGHELNLDITPNMARAVWAIGWDKPAFWGKDFLTTQRAEKKARLSWGLLVQDKGIPRQDCEILDADGNVIGVVTSGTMSPSLKQGIALGLIDRGIKAGDEVFIAVRNRKLKAIVQRPPFVETGVAD from the coding sequence ATGAGCGAAGACAAACTCTCCCCAATCCACGACGAACACCTCGCCCTCGGCGCCAAAATGGCCGACTTCTCCGGCTGGCTCATGCCCATCGAATACGCAGGCGGAGGAGTACTCACCGAACACGCAGCAGTACGCGAACGCGTCGGCATCTTCGACGTCAGTCACCTCGGCAACGCCACCGTCAAAGGACAAGGCGCCTTCGACTTCGTCAACTCCTGCTTCACCAACGACCTACGCAAAATCGGCCCCGGCAAAGCCCAATACACAATGTGCTGCAACGAAACCGGCGGCGTAGTCGACGACCTCATCCAATACGTCCGAGCCGAAGACGACATCCTCCTCATCCCCAACGCCGCCAACACCAGCGAAGTCGTCCGCCTCCTCACCGAAGCCGCCCCCGAAGGCATCACCGTCACCAACGAACACACCGACTACGCCATCATCGCCGTCCAAGGCCCCGACAGCCCCAAAGTCCTCACCGCCATGGGCCTACCCACCGACATGGAATACATGTCCTTCGAACAGGCAGAACACAACGGCATCCCTATGACCGTCTGCCGCACCGGCTACACCGGCGAAAAAGGCTACGAACTCGTCTGCCCCTGGGACAAAGGCGCAGACCTATGGCGCGAACTCCTCAAAGCCATCGAACCCTTCAACGGCCGCCCCTGCGGACTCGGCGCTCGCGACACCCTCCGCATGGAAATGGGCTACGCCCTCCACGGCCACGAACTCAACCTCGACATCACCCCCAACATGGCCCGCGCCGTCTGGGCCATCGGATGGGACAAACCCGCCTTCTGGGGCAAAGACTTCCTCACCACCCAGCGCGCAGAGAAAAAAGCCCGCCTCTCCTGGGGCCTGCTAGTCCAAGACAAAGGCATCCCGCGCCAAGACTGCGAAATCCTTGACGCCGACGGAAACGTCATCGGCGTTGTCACATCAGGAACCATGTCCCCCTCTCTCAAACAAGGCATCGCCCTGGGCCTGATCGACCGCGGCATCAAAGCCGGAGACGAGGTATTCATCGCCGTACGCAACCGCAAGCTGAAAGCCATCGTGCAGCGCCCACCCTTCGTTGAAACCGGCGTCGCCGACTGA
- the ggt gene encoding gamma-glutamyltransferase, whose amino-acid sequence MTGSGGAAASVDPIATQTAIDVLARGGTAADAAVAATAVLNVVEPYATGLGGGGFFVHYDAKTKKVQTIDGRETAPNSIRETSFLEPDGKPMNFDKAVNSGLSVGVPGNPAIWQMALKQWGKRSLSQMLQPAEEIARRGFVVDQAFSTETADNAKRFAKFPATAAIFLPGGKPIQPGTVLRQPDLARTYHLLRTQGPDALYHGPIGKAIVNTVNHPATAPGVTVPTGGMTMNDLANYRALPKDPIISKHKNLTIYGMPTSSGGGTAVAEILNLMQETEKQTGIPVSKTDNTQYLHRFAEASAAAFADRNRWVADVPGAPVNELISPAYATERACGFNPDKAAQRPIAFGNPDGKYGPCKPHPAGKPGKINEGASTTHLTVADQWGNVASYTSTIEQFGGSGMVVPGYGFLLNNQLTDFEFTTPTKGIPHPNLPAPGKRPRSSMSPTIVTNNGRPILATGAAGGSTIISTTAQILLGYLDRNLTAVEAINTPRLSSRNTAAGAEPQLMKSATGETLRAMGQPMTEAKTLGRATAIAMPAQGVFIPAAERTRGGGGSAMVVNPRP is encoded by the coding sequence ATGACCGGCTCCGGAGGCGCAGCAGCCTCCGTCGACCCCATCGCCACACAAACCGCCATCGACGTCCTCGCCCGCGGCGGCACCGCAGCAGACGCAGCAGTAGCAGCCACAGCAGTCCTCAACGTCGTCGAGCCCTACGCCACCGGCCTAGGCGGCGGCGGATTCTTTGTCCACTACGACGCCAAAACCAAAAAAGTCCAGACCATCGACGGACGCGAAACCGCCCCCAACTCCATCCGAGAAACATCCTTCCTCGAACCAGACGGCAAACCCATGAACTTCGACAAAGCCGTCAACTCAGGCCTATCCGTCGGCGTCCCCGGCAACCCAGCCATCTGGCAAATGGCACTCAAACAATGGGGCAAACGATCCCTATCCCAAATGCTCCAACCCGCAGAAGAAATCGCCCGCCGTGGATTCGTCGTCGACCAAGCATTCAGCACCGAAACCGCCGACAACGCCAAACGATTCGCCAAATTCCCCGCCACCGCAGCGATCTTCCTGCCCGGCGGCAAACCCATCCAACCTGGCACCGTACTGCGCCAACCCGACCTCGCCCGCACCTACCACCTCCTACGCACCCAAGGCCCCGACGCCCTCTACCACGGCCCCATCGGCAAAGCCATCGTCAACACCGTCAACCACCCCGCCACCGCCCCCGGCGTCACCGTCCCCACCGGCGGAATGACAATGAACGACCTCGCCAACTACCGCGCCCTCCCCAAAGACCCCATAATCAGCAAACACAAAAACCTCACCATCTACGGCATGCCCACCTCCAGCGGCGGAGGCACCGCCGTAGCAGAAATCCTCAACCTCATGCAGGAAACCGAAAAACAAACAGGCATCCCCGTATCAAAAACAGACAACACCCAATACCTCCACCGCTTCGCCGAAGCCAGTGCCGCTGCCTTCGCCGACCGCAACCGATGGGTAGCCGACGTCCCCGGAGCTCCCGTCAACGAACTCATCTCCCCGGCCTACGCAACCGAACGCGCCTGCGGCTTCAACCCAGACAAAGCCGCACAACGCCCCATCGCCTTCGGAAACCCCGACGGAAAATACGGCCCCTGCAAACCCCACCCCGCAGGCAAACCCGGAAAAATCAACGAAGGCGCCTCAACAACACACCTCACCGTCGCTGACCAATGGGGCAACGTCGCCTCATACACCTCCACCATCGAACAATTCGGCGGCTCCGGCATGGTCGTCCCCGGCTACGGATTCCTCCTCAACAACCAACTCACCGACTTCGAATTCACCACCCCCACCAAAGGAATCCCACACCCCAACCTCCCCGCCCCCGGCAAACGCCCCCGCTCATCCATGTCACCAACAATCGTCACCAACAACGGACGCCCCATCCTCGCAACCGGCGCCGCAGGCGGATCCACAATCATCAGCACCACCGCCCAAATCCTCCTGGGCTACCTCGACCGTAACCTCACCGCAGTCGAAGCCATCAACACCCCACGCCTGTCATCACGAAACACCGCAGCCGGCGCCGAACCACAACTCATGAAATCCGCCACCGGCGAAACACTCCGCGCCATGGGACAACCCATGACCGAAGCCAAAACCCTCGGACGCGCCACCGCCATCGCCATGCCCGCCCAAGGCGTATTCATCCCCGCCGCCGAACGCACCCGCGGCGGAGGTGGATCAGCCATGGTCGTCAACCCCCGCCCATAA